The proteins below come from a single Leptotrichia sp. oral taxon 223 genomic window:
- a CDS encoding PASTA domain-containing protein, with protein sequence MATKYKFNYGKFFRTIIVLLCLVALIRFGKDVFERHFFNTRLTVIPDVMNLDKKDAVKYLKKAGLKVKVINSKTEKVPLDTVYNQDPRPGKEVKVNRVIRIWVNNGEDVKVPNIIGLELLEARSRLKGQNIQIETIDYYPSNQKYNTILGVYPKPGTKLEINQKISILVSSQQMVDPSVMPNITGLDLNDARELLKQIGLDIGNISRTSDPTLPVNTIISTNPAAGTKIQRGQKVSIVLNTGAAPKKRERSTEEIINKSQEEIDNQEIEKIIDNTINKMDQQGNEQKNNGNTQSPPRNNTQGGGGNNNDSSGGDNDGE encoded by the coding sequence ATGGCCACAAAATATAAATTTAATTATGGTAAGTTTTTTAGAACTATTATTGTACTGCTTTGTTTAGTGGCATTAATAAGATTTGGGAAAGATGTTTTTGAACGTCACTTTTTTAACACTAGGCTTACAGTTATTCCTGATGTTATGAATCTTGACAAGAAGGATGCTGTAAAATATTTGAAAAAAGCCGGGTTAAAAGTCAAAGTTATTAATTCCAAGACAGAAAAAGTACCACTGGATACAGTTTACAATCAAGATCCACGTCCAGGAAAGGAAGTCAAGGTAAACAGAGTTATAAGAATCTGGGTAAATAATGGGGAAGATGTAAAAGTACCTAATATTATTGGACTGGAACTGCTTGAAGCAAGATCCCGGCTGAAAGGACAAAATATTCAGATTGAAACGATTGACTATTACCCATCCAATCAGAAATATAACACGATTTTGGGAGTTTATCCAAAACCAGGTACAAAACTTGAGATTAACCAGAAAATTTCAATACTGGTTTCTTCACAGCAAATGGTAGATCCATCAGTTATGCCTAATATAACAGGGCTTGACTTGAATGATGCGAGAGAATTGCTAAAACAGATTGGGCTTGATATTGGAAATATTTCACGTACAAGCGATCCAACATTGCCTGTAAATACAATTATTTCAACAAATCCTGCAGCTGGAACGAAAATTCAGAGAGGACAGAAGGTATCAATTGTATTAAATACTGGAGCCGCTCCGAAGAAACGTGAAAGATCGACTGAGGAAATTATTAATAAATCTCAGGAAGAGATAGATAATCAGGAAATTGAAAAGATCATTGACAACACTATCAACAAAATGGATCAGCAAGGTAACGAGCAGAAGAATAACGGAAACACACAATCTCCTCCACGTAACAACACACAAGGCGGTGGCGGAAATAATAATGATTCCAGCGGCGGAGATAATGATGGTGAATAG
- a CDS encoding MarR family winged helix-turn-helix transcriptional regulator, translated as MYEKIETLLDKFYKTYYKIEEINLNQVIKCLTTSELHIIEAIGENEITMNELSDKLGITMGTASVAVNKLTDKQFLERSRSDIDRRKVFVKLTPKGKVALNYHGNFHSNILEKITDNIPQKKLDTFIEVFETIVKNLDKVKKDIQPESILNFEKDDLVQVSSIKGSVAIRKYLNEKGVMIKSLIKILNIDKYLITLLVDGDEKVLNIEDAENIMVRKNTL; from the coding sequence ATGTATGAAAAAATAGAAACTCTATTAGACAAATTCTATAAAACATATTATAAAATTGAAGAAATAAATTTAAATCAGGTAATTAAATGTCTGACTACATCTGAACTTCATATTATTGAAGCGATTGGGGAAAATGAAATCACAATGAATGAACTATCTGACAAACTGGGCATTACAATGGGAACCGCCTCAGTCGCCGTAAACAAGCTGACTGACAAGCAATTTCTGGAACGCTCCCGGTCGGATATTGACAGACGTAAAGTTTTTGTAAAACTGACTCCAAAAGGAAAAGTCGCATTAAACTATCATGGAAATTTTCACTCAAATATTCTTGAAAAAATTACAGATAATATTCCACAAAAAAAACTGGACACATTCATCGAAGTTTTTGAAACAATCGTAAAAAATCTGGATAAAGTCAAAAAGGACATTCAGCCTGAATCAATACTAAACTTTGAAAAAGATGATTTAGTACAGGTTTCCTCAATAAAAGGAAGCGTTGCGATCAGAAAATATTTAAATGAAAAAGGCGTTATGATAAAATCTCTTATAAAAATCCTGAATATTGACAAATATTTGATAACTTTGCTTGTAGATGGGGATGAGAAAGTGTTGAATATTGAAGATGCGGAAAATATTATGGTGAGGAAAAATACGCTTTAA
- a CDS encoding SIMPL domain-containing protein (The SIMPL domain is named for its presence in mouse protein SIMPL (signalling molecule that associates with mouse pelle-like kinase). Bacterial member BP26, from Brucella, was shown to assemble into a channel-like structure, while YggE from E. coli has been associated with resistance to oxidative stress.) gives MKKIAIALFSLMSILSFGANENIVRKISVTGNAEREVMPDLAKINFKIEEKGSNLSQTTNEVTKKIEKFKSELRARKISLENLETKAFYNRKGTEYQNDEDILDVKTVPNKTVKKTDKKPTSYDVKMSMLVKNTDFNKISALIDLEDGNNLQSIQKNFDENTFAFNINENGTTVDQALNKVFNKLNTSRRKLISAGIPENDIILSDYTIKENYTTDNKNSRKDVYYVTNEFVLTTKNIKELNTIISIADNNGININGSINFDLSDKDRIESEMYKDAYNQTKQKAESILRSSKMKLGTPIIVSEDVEFQQKMIDRIDQDWEVTYEAAPAPMAEYSNAKVSAYSVSTSSRMDSKKPRVDYTPKPLKLVQNISVMYEMK, from the coding sequence ATGAAAAAGATAGCGATTGCACTATTTTCCTTGATGAGCATACTTTCATTTGGTGCGAATGAGAATATTGTGAGAAAGATAAGTGTTACGGGGAATGCAGAAAGGGAAGTTATGCCTGATTTGGCGAAGATTAATTTTAAGATTGAGGAAAAGGGGAGTAATTTAAGCCAGACGACTAATGAGGTTACCAAGAAGATTGAGAAGTTTAAAAGTGAATTGAGAGCTAGGAAAATATCGCTTGAGAATTTGGAAACAAAAGCGTTTTACAATAGGAAAGGGACCGAATATCAGAATGATGAAGATATTCTGGATGTGAAAACTGTTCCAAATAAAACTGTCAAAAAGACTGATAAAAAGCCAACTTCTTATGATGTAAAAATGTCAATGCTAGTAAAAAATACAGATTTTAACAAAATTTCAGCATTGATTGACTTGGAAGATGGGAATAATTTACAAAGCATTCAGAAAAATTTTGATGAAAATACATTTGCTTTTAATATAAATGAAAACGGAACAACTGTTGATCAAGCTTTAAATAAAGTATTTAACAAACTTAATACTTCAAGAAGAAAGTTGATTTCGGCTGGAATCCCTGAAAATGATATTATTTTGAGTGATTATACGATAAAAGAAAATTATACAACAGATAATAAAAATTCGAGAAAAGATGTCTACTATGTTACAAATGAGTTTGTGCTTACGACAAAAAATATAAAGGAACTTAATACTATAATTTCAATTGCTGATAATAACGGAATAAATATAAACGGATCAATTAACTTTGACTTGTCAGACAAAGACAGAATCGAGTCAGAAATGTATAAAGATGCCTACAATCAGACAAAACAGAAGGCAGAAAGCATTTTACGTTCTAGTAAGATGAAATTGGGAACACCAATTATTGTGAGTGAAGATGTGGAATTTCAGCAAAAGATGATTGACAGGATTGATCAGGATTGGGAAGTGACATATGAAGCAGCACCAGCACCGATGGCAGAATATTCAAATGCTAAAGTTTCAGCTTATTCAGTATCAACGTCTTCACGAATGGATAGCAAAAAGCCAAGAGTTGACTATACTCCAAAACCATTAAAACTTGTACAAAATATATCAGTTATGTATGAAATGAAATAA
- a CDS encoding SIMPL domain-containing protein, which produces MKKIIALLIMIFSVISFADGEVTGKRIQVRGVSKKEIMPNSAKIALTIQTENESLDKASAENSQILERYKRLLAQTGTKYNKINSTGYSTYETYNWDTVIENKGKKEYKTKLSVEVDRISLDTLKNFMSVLAVEKIYSLNRSKNGTYIFTIESQNATNKQAYQNAMSKFNDIQQKLSKAGIPASTVKISGYDNKEVSLEKRTSNKKNIQVVSHQIEVETRDLKNLGNIINVASALGIGTTGQIEYDIDNKQQLENELYENAYKEALKKAQVILGKTDLNLKNPVTITDKSYGVIQPYYDYNYNYYNEASYATNLVQVKKSDRELLDESARRNIVISPKKLNISKTVYIEFEMN; this is translated from the coding sequence ATGAAAAAAATAATAGCGTTACTTATAATGATTTTTTCGGTAATATCATTTGCAGATGGTGAAGTTACTGGAAAAAGAATACAGGTTAGAGGAGTTTCAAAAAAAGAAATTATGCCAAATTCGGCAAAAATTGCTCTTACGATTCAAACTGAGAATGAAAGTCTGGATAAGGCAAGTGCGGAAAATTCACAAATTTTAGAAAGATATAAAAGATTGCTTGCTCAGACTGGGACAAAATATAATAAGATTAATTCGACAGGATATTCCACTTATGAAACATATAACTGGGATACGGTAATTGAAAACAAAGGAAAAAAGGAATATAAAACAAAACTTTCAGTAGAAGTTGACAGAATTTCTCTTGATACATTAAAAAACTTTATGAGCGTGCTTGCGGTGGAAAAAATTTATTCGTTGAACAGAAGCAAAAACGGTACATATATTTTTACTATTGAATCCCAAAATGCGACAAATAAACAGGCATACCAGAATGCAATGTCAAAATTTAATGATATTCAGCAAAAATTGAGCAAAGCAGGAATTCCCGCAAGTACAGTAAAAATTTCAGGATACGACAATAAGGAAGTGAGCCTTGAAAAAAGAACAAGCAACAAAAAAAATATCCAAGTCGTTTCACATCAAATAGAAGTTGAAACAAGAGATTTAAAAAATCTTGGAAACATCATAAATGTAGCAAGCGCATTAGGAATCGGTACAACTGGACAAATCGAATACGACATTGACAATAAGCAGCAGCTGGAAAATGAACTTTACGAAAATGCCTACAAGGAAGCCTTGAAAAAAGCGCAAGTTATTCTTGGAAAAACTGATTTAAACCTAAAAAATCCTGTTACAATAACAGATAAATCATATGGAGTTATCCAACCATACTACGATTACAACTACAATTATTACAACGAAGCCAGTTACGCAACTAACTTAGTGCAAGTGAAAAAAAGCGACAGGGAGCTTCTTGATGAATCCGCAAGAAGAAACATCGTAATTTCTCCAAAAAAATTAAATATTTCAAAAACTGTCTACATCGAATTTGAAATGAACTAA
- a CDS encoding Abi family protein produces MGKYWIYINKLLYKKYQNKIAKEHNLSGIIYLSWLENINLIRNLSAHNSNIVDIKFSTKPKILDEFKNKLYFINGKISDRIAVSVLILESLVFVINLKYPGGAIRKSLKKLCRNRTDEDAQKLGFKDFETIKNLKI; encoded by the coding sequence TTGGGGAAATACTGGATTTATATAAATAAACTACTATATAAAAAATATCAGAATAAAATAGCTAAAGAACATAATTTATCTGGAATTATATATTTATCTTGGTTAGAAAATATCAATTTAATTAGAAACTTGTCAGCTCATAACTCAAATATTGTAGATATAAAATTTTCCACAAAGCCCAAGATATTAGATGAATTTAAAAACAAATTATATTTTATTAATGGTAAAATATCAGATAGGATAGCAGTATCAGTTTTAATATTAGAATCTTTAGTTTTTGTAATTAATTTAAAATATCCAGGTGGAGCCATTAGAAAAAGTTTAAAAAAGTTGTGTCGTAACAGAACAGATGAAGACGCTCAAAAATTAGGTTTTAAAGATTTTGAAACAATTAAAAATTTAAAGATATAA
- a CDS encoding Abi family protein gives MIMARDEFLTFKEQVKLFKDRGMIITDEEKAEKVLQFINYYKLKECSLPYFKNGQYIQDITFDEILTRFYENKNLRINLLRLTEKVEISLKTKFSYLIGEKFGAYGYLDFYKWVDKTEYCRHFRAFKEKDFKKRIDRSLGNSKNELLEMYKQNHNKIPIWLVTDILTFGEILDLYK, from the coding sequence ATGATTATGGCAAGAGATGAATTTCTGACTTTTAAAGAACAAGTAAAACTCTTTAAAGATAGGGGAATGATTATCACTGATGAAGAAAAAGCTGAAAAAGTATTGCAATTTATAAATTACTATAAATTAAAAGAATGCTCGTTACCTTATTTTAAAAATGGACAATATATACAAGACATTACTTTTGATGAAATATTAACTAGATTTTATGAAAATAAGAATTTAAGAATTAATTTATTAAGATTAACTGAAAAAGTCGAAATTTCATTAAAAACTAAATTTTCTTATTTAATAGGTGAAAAATTTGGAGCTTATGGATACCTTGATTTTTATAAGTGGGTAGATAAAACAGAATATTGTAGACATTTCAGAGCATTTAAAGAAAAAGATTTTAAAAAAAGAATAGATAGAAGTTTGGGAAATAGTAAAAACGAATTGCTCGAAATGTATAAACAAAATCACAATAAAATACCAATATGGCTAGTAACAGATATTTTGACATTTGGGGAAATACTGGATTTATATAAATAA
- the rsgA gene encoding ribosome small subunit-dependent GTPase A has product MDENSKTLNEENIYECKLRGTLKVKNDKMNCIIGDIVEFDEKEKIIEKIEKRKNFLYRPLIANIDFIGILFAIKSPNFDFTNFQKMLLNANSQNIPVVLILSKIDLVSKEELSEFFNKFKQIFKDTISVFPISTQTNTGLTKLKQYINEKSVVVSGPSGTGKSTLINTLIGEEVLATNDVSQKTKKGRHTTIESRFFMSAPHSYIIDTPGFSTLDFPKLEEKKELEKLFPEFLEFIPTCKFRDCIHVNEPNCAIKENVENNNISQERYDFYLYSLQNIKFNK; this is encoded by the coding sequence TTGGATGAAAATTCCAAAACTTTAAATGAAGAAAATATTTATGAATGTAAACTACGTGGAACATTAAAAGTAAAAAATGATAAAATGAACTGTATTATCGGGGATATTGTAGAATTTGACGAAAAGGAAAAAATTATTGAAAAAATTGAAAAAAGAAAAAACTTTTTATATCGTCCACTTATTGCAAACATCGATTTTATCGGTATTCTATTTGCAATAAAAAGTCCAAATTTTGATTTTACAAATTTCCAGAAAATGCTGTTAAATGCAAATTCTCAAAATATTCCAGTTGTACTGATATTATCAAAAATTGACTTAGTTTCAAAAGAAGAGTTATCAGAATTTTTTAATAAATTTAAACAAATTTTTAAAGATACAATTTCCGTTTTTCCAATTTCTACGCAGACAAATACTGGACTTACCAAATTAAAGCAATACATAAACGAAAAGTCCGTTGTAGTTTCAGGGCCATCAGGAACTGGAAAATCCACGCTTATTAACACTCTAATTGGCGAAGAAGTATTAGCCACAAATGATGTCAGCCAAAAAACAAAAAAAGGACGGCATACAACAATAGAAAGCCGATTTTTTATGTCAGCGCCACATTCATACATAATAGACACTCCAGGATTTTCAACGCTTGATTTTCCGAAGCTGGAAGAAAAAAAGGAACTGGAAAAATTATTTCCAGAATTTCTGGAATTTATTCCCACCTGCAAATTTCGAGACTGCATTCACGTGAACGAGCCAAACTGTGCAATAAAGGAAAACGTGGAAAATAATAATATTTCACAAGAACGATATGATTTTTATCTATATTCATTACAAAATATAAAATTTAATAAATAA
- a CDS encoding prolyl oligopeptidase family serine peptidase, which yields MKKNIVMILFIMLIAGVIVNGAVRKNRKKPDRTRNDEEKVSEKAVSLSNYDGVKKISIFVQGFESGPAVSKVILQMDDYRITGLDKNNWKVKTNGIERKVTNVYISDNKGEKAFDTGIITIELENVFNQKTLKYEGTPFSYNIKKFFNEWVKEYVVEIEGKVTVNGKDYLVSKKEDVINNRVSPDTELFNYRNSFSGNYKNPITKKIENLKLEMAAYEPENLKKGEKKPLIVWLHGQGEGGTDPDIDILGTETSALAKEEIQKYFIAGGTDTKGAFVLAVQSPTYWMDEGDGTNGNGSGNSRYTQILMDTIKEYVKHNPYVDTNRIYLAGDSNGGYMTVNMIITYPDYFAAAVPICEAYAYHEYARNSDGTYKTNNIEVSAGGKNSAVSRFVETKKLWVTKEKIQKMKKTPVWFIAAADDGIVTPKKFSLPTYRDLLRAGADNAWYSYYENVVGTDVPNSRFPGHFSWIYFLNNQVEGVQNRDKIKNSKDTETFGFEPSNAGKGGSEKAKVNGKTFENVFQWMNFQKKTNKK from the coding sequence ATGAAAAAAAATATAGTAATGATTTTGTTTATTATGCTAATTGCTGGAGTAATTGTAAATGGAGCAGTACGTAAAAATAGGAAGAAACCAGACAGGACGAGAAATGATGAAGAGAAGGTGAGTGAGAAAGCTGTGAGTTTATCGAATTATGATGGAGTAAAGAAAATTAGTATTTTTGTACAAGGTTTTGAGAGCGGGCCTGCTGTGAGCAAAGTTATTTTGCAAATGGATGACTATCGAATTACAGGACTTGATAAAAATAACTGGAAGGTAAAGACTAATGGAATTGAGAGAAAAGTAACTAATGTGTATATTTCAGATAATAAGGGGGAAAAAGCCTTTGACACGGGTATTATTACGATTGAATTAGAAAATGTATTTAATCAGAAAACTTTGAAATATGAAGGAACTCCATTTTCGTATAACATTAAAAAGTTTTTTAATGAATGGGTAAAAGAATATGTTGTGGAAATTGAGGGGAAAGTTACAGTTAATGGGAAAGATTATTTGGTTAGTAAAAAAGAAGATGTGATTAATAATAGAGTTTCGCCAGATACAGAATTGTTTAATTATAGAAACTCATTTAGTGGAAATTATAAAAACCCAATTACTAAAAAAATAGAAAATTTAAAACTGGAAATGGCGGCGTATGAGCCTGAAAATTTGAAAAAAGGTGAGAAAAAACCGTTAATCGTTTGGCTTCACGGACAAGGGGAAGGTGGAACGGATCCTGATATTGATATTTTGGGAACAGAAACTTCGGCACTTGCGAAAGAGGAAATTCAGAAATATTTTATTGCAGGAGGAACTGATACAAAAGGAGCATTTGTTCTAGCGGTTCAGTCACCAACTTACTGGATGGATGAGGGTGATGGAACTAATGGAAATGGAAGTGGAAATTCGAGATACACTCAAATTTTGATGGATACAATCAAGGAATATGTAAAACATAATCCGTATGTTGATACAAACAGAATTTACCTTGCTGGAGATTCAAACGGCGGATACATGACTGTAAATATGATAATTACTTATCCAGATTACTTTGCGGCGGCAGTGCCAATTTGCGAGGCGTATGCTTATCACGAATATGCAAGAAATAGCGATGGAACTTATAAGACAAATAATATTGAAGTTTCGGCAGGCGGTAAAAACAGTGCGGTTTCAAGATTTGTGGAAACTAAAAAACTGTGGGTAACAAAAGAAAAAATTCAGAAGATGAAAAAAACGCCAGTATGGTTTATTGCCGCAGCAGATGACGGGATTGTTACACCGAAAAAATTCTCGCTTCCAACGTATAGGGATTTATTAAGGGCTGGAGCAGACAATGCGTGGTACTCATATTATGAAAATGTAGTTGGGACAGATGTGCCAAATTCAAGATTTCCTGGACATTTTTCGTGGATATATTTTTTGAATAATCAAGTGGAAGGTGTGCAGAACAGGGATAAAATAAAAAATTCCAAAGACACCGAAACTTTCGGATTTGAGCCAAGTAACGCTGGAAAAGGCGGGAGTGAAAAGGCTAAAGTTAATGGAAAAACATTTGAAAATGTATTTCAATGGATGAATTTTCAGAAGAAAACGAATAAAAAATAA
- the rpe gene encoding ribulose-phosphate 3-epimerase has product MTKEKKIIIAPSLLAADFSKLKEEITKVEKLGAEYLHLDVMDGNFVPNISFGAPVIASLRKHSSLVFDVHLMVNEPDYLIEDFAQFSDIITVHAEATKHLNRTIQLIKSFGKKAGVALNPSTPLDVIKYDLNNIDMVLIMTVNPGFGGQKFIPEMLQKIKDLRKINENIDIEVDGGINAETAKLVKEAGANVLVAGSYIFSGNYKEKIESLK; this is encoded by the coding sequence ATGACTAAAGAAAAAAAAATAATAATTGCTCCTTCACTTCTAGCTGCAGATTTCAGCAAATTAAAGGAAGAAATTACGAAAGTGGAAAAACTGGGAGCGGAATATCTGCATTTAGACGTCATGGATGGAAACTTTGTACCAAACATCAGCTTTGGAGCTCCTGTTATTGCATCTTTACGAAAACATAGCAGCCTTGTATTTGATGTACATCTTATGGTAAACGAACCAGATTACTTAATAGAAGATTTTGCACAATTTTCAGACATAATCACAGTCCATGCTGAAGCTACAAAGCACTTGAACAGAACAATCCAGCTAATAAAATCTTTTGGAAAAAAAGCAGGAGTGGCATTAAACCCTTCTACTCCACTGGATGTCATAAAATATGATCTGAATAACATTGATATGGTGTTAATTATGACAGTAAATCCAGGGTTTGGGGGACAGAAATTCATTCCTGAAATGCTTCAGAAAATAAAAGACTTGCGAAAAATTAATGAAAATATTGATATTGAAGTGGACGGCGGAATCAACGCTGAAACTGCGAAACTGGTAAAAGAAGCCGGAGCAAATGTGCTAGTTGCGGGTTCATATATTTTCAGCGGAAACTATAAAGAAAAAATTGAATCTTTAAAATAA
- the treB gene encoding PTS trehalose transporter subunit IIBC: MKKYHDDAVKLLELVGGKENVVAVTHCATRMRFSLADEKKANPKEIGQLDSVKGTFTNAGQFQVIVGNDVADFYKEFINVSGIQTASKEDVKKAAMQKQPLLQRMVAHLAEIFVPLIPALVAGGLMLGLTNFLGAELPFLHNKSLNQLYPLAANLSKFINWIGVAVFGMLPVLVSWSTVRKFKGNEALGIVLGLMLVLAGTMLNAYTYGDIVAKGHNIREMLINGSAEYGIKAGEYVIDLGFYKILMIGYQAQVLPAMFAGIAMCYIEKFFNKRTPEVLKLVWVPFITLVVTGFLTILFIGPFARMIGEGLTGLFKFLFQTPGLKYFGAIIFGATYAPLVITGLHHTFMAIDFQLQATLGGTFIWPLIALSNIAQSGAVFATYFIYKKDKKQESVSLSSTVSACFGITEPALFGANLKFMYPFYAALCGSVLAALISTGFGVLSNGIGVGGLALAFLSIKFTNGGIYQLGFWIASIVAFVVPFVLTFVFSKTKLNKENK; the protein is encoded by the coding sequence ATGAAAAAGTATCATGATGATGCTGTTAAGTTATTAGAACTTGTTGGTGGAAAAGAAAATGTTGTGGCGGTTACTCACTGTGCGACTAGAATGAGATTTTCTCTTGCAGATGAGAAAAAAGCAAATCCAAAAGAGATAGGACAGCTTGACTCTGTTAAAGGAACATTTACTAATGCGGGACAGTTCCAAGTAATCGTAGGAAATGATGTTGCAGATTTTTATAAGGAATTTATAAATGTATCGGGCATTCAGACAGCTTCAAAAGAAGATGTAAAAAAAGCCGCTATGCAAAAACAGCCATTATTACAAAGAATGGTCGCACATCTGGCAGAAATTTTTGTACCATTAATTCCAGCATTGGTAGCTGGAGGGCTTATGCTTGGGTTAACAAATTTCTTAGGGGCAGAGTTGCCGTTTTTACATAATAAGTCATTAAATCAACTATATCCTTTAGCAGCTAATTTATCTAAATTTATAAATTGGATAGGGGTAGCTGTATTTGGAATGTTGCCAGTTTTAGTTTCGTGGTCAACAGTTCGTAAATTTAAAGGTAACGAAGCACTAGGAATTGTATTGGGGCTTATGCTAGTTTTAGCAGGAACAATGTTAAATGCTTATACTTATGGGGATATTGTAGCAAAAGGGCATAATATAAGAGAAATGTTGATTAACGGATCTGCAGAATATGGAATAAAAGCAGGAGAATATGTTATTGATTTAGGATTTTATAAGATTTTAATGATAGGATATCAAGCACAGGTATTACCAGCAATGTTTGCAGGAATTGCAATGTGTTATATAGAGAAATTCTTTAATAAACGAACTCCAGAAGTTTTAAAATTAGTTTGGGTGCCATTTATAACATTAGTTGTAACTGGTTTCTTGACTATATTATTTATAGGTCCTTTTGCAAGAATGATTGGAGAAGGATTAACTGGATTGTTTAAATTCTTATTCCAAACACCAGGATTAAAATATTTTGGAGCAATAATATTTGGAGCAACTTATGCACCTCTTGTTATTACAGGATTACATCATACATTCATGGCAATAGATTTTCAGTTGCAGGCAACTTTGGGAGGAACATTTATTTGGCCATTAATTGCCCTATCTAATATTGCTCAGTCAGGAGCAGTATTTGCAACTTACTTTATTTATAAAAAAGATAAGAAACAAGAATCAGTTTCATTATCTTCAACAGTATCAGCTTGTTTTGGAATTACTGAACCAGCATTATTTGGAGCAAACTTGAAATTCATGTATCCATTTTATGCAGCATTGTGTGGTTCAGTTCTAGCGGCTTTAATTTCAACAGGATTTGGAGTATTATCAAATGGAATTGGTGTAGGAGGACTAGCATTAGCATTTCTATCAATTAAATTTACTAATGGAGGAATTTATCAGTTAGGTTTTTGGATTGCTTCGATTGTAGCGTTTGTAGTTCCATTTGTTTTAACATTCGTATTTTCAAAAACAAAATTGAATAAGGAAAACAAATAA